The sequence below is a genomic window from Fibrobacter sp..
GGGGTCCGTCTTTACGCGGACGGCCTGGTATTCTTCCAGATACTTTCTAAAATGGGTGAACTGGTAGATGTCGACAAACTTTTCCATGTTCTCAAATATAGTACAAAAACCGCTAAAAAGTGAGAAATATTTTGAGAACGTGTGCCGCGATGTAATTTTATGTAGATAAAATGGCGAAATTTTACGGAAAAGGCAATTTTTACGAAAAATTCTTGAATTAACACGACTATTGCACGGAATGTTTAGACATTTTGGGGCGTTTCCTGCATTTTTTGGGTACTTTTAGGAATATGAAATTCGATGTACTTGAAAAGTCGCTGTTTGGATTAGGAATTCTATCTGGCTTGGCTTTTGCAGCCCCTGCAAATCCAGCCCCGTTTACTGTTGAAAACCAGGGTGACGAACTAACCCTCCAGAGGGGTGGCGATGAACATTATCGCTTTACCAGAACCTCCGACGGCTTTCTGGTGGTTCAAGGTGACGATCAGGTTTACTATTACGCCGATGAACAGGGCGAGGCTTCCAAGTACAAGGCAAGGAACGAAAATGCCCGAACTGCCCAGGAAAAGGCCTTCCTGAAAAAGCTGAATCGTGAGGCGGTTCTCAAATCCCATCGCGAAAAGCATCCCGACAGGTTTGTTCGACCTAGGGAGCATCAGGCACCGAAGCGAGCACCTTGGGTGCCTACGGAAAATGTTTCCGGCGGTTCCGATGTTAACGACGATGTTCACCCTTTGTTACGTCTTCCCAGTCCCGAGGCCCATGCCAACGGCACTAACCGATTCCCGATTATTCTGGTAACAACTAGCGGTGGCCGGGAATACCTTGACTCTGCAACATTCCACCAGATGTTGAATAAGGAAGGCTATAATGCCAATGGTTATGTGGGGTCGGTAAGGGATTATTTTGTGGACCAGTCTTCCGGTCGATTTGTTCCGACCTTTGACATCTACAAGGTTTCCGTAAGCAATTCCCTGTCCAGCTACAAGGATTCCGACTACAAGCTGGTGGTGGATGCGGTAAATGCGATCAAGAATCGTTATCCATCTTTCGATGCGTCGCCCTATGATTCCGACAAGGATGGAAAGGTGGACGCCGTAGGTGTCTTTTATTCTGGCGACGATGACAGTGGTGTAGGTGGGTATCACTATGAACTGCGTTGGAATGGTGTAGCGAACCTGAACGTTGGCGGAAAAATCTTTAATTCCTATTACCTGTTGAGTCAGGGAACTTATCCTTACGTAGGCTTGATCCACGAATTCAGCCATTCCATGGGTCTGATGGATCACTATTGCGTTTACTCAAACGATTGCTATAGTGACTTTACCAACAACCAGTACCAGTCTCCTGGCGCCCATGCCTGGGATGTGATGGCGACGGGTATGTATAATAACTCCGGCAAGAATCCTCCCAACTACAGCGCCTTTGAACGAAACTTTATGGGCTGGCTGGACTATGAAAATTTGGATACGAAGGCGCAGGTGACAACTGTTGCACCTTTGCATAAGTCCAATAAGGCGATCAAGATTCCTGTAAGTGGAAATAACAACGAATGGTTCATTCTCGAAAATCGTCAGCAGAGCAAGTGGGATGCGGGCTTGCCTAATCACGGTCTCTTGATTTGGCATATCGACTACAATCAGAATGCCTGGAATTCCGACGCATTGAATGACGATCCGGCTCATCAGCATATTGACGTGGTGGAAGCCGGCAATCTCAAGGTGACTGGTTTCTATGATGGGCAAAGTGCGACCCATCTGAAGGACGATTCCTTTCCGGGTTCACAGAACGTAACAAACTATGGCCCCTTTAAGTCCTGGGGTGGCGTGGACTTGGGCGTAAGTCTTTATGGCATTATGGAAGAAAACAATGATGCTTGCTTTACCACTCAAAAGGGTGTGAATGTTACAACCTGCAAAGTTGCTTCCAGCAGTTCTGTAAGTGCAGAGTCTAGCAGTTCTGTGCTGCCGTCCAGTAGCTCTGTGAACGTTTCTAGTTCGTCTATTAAATTTGAGTCTAGTTCTTCCCAGACTCCGGTTGTATCCAGTAGTTCTGTCGCTACATCTAGCAGTTCGCTGATTCCTGAGGAATCTTCTTCCAGCGCAGAGCTTGAGGAGTCCAGTTCCTCCGCGTTGGCTGTTTCCGAAGTAAAGGTTTCTGCGAATGGAGTCCGCATGGCTGTTTCTGCCGGAGTGCTGGAATTGACGCTCCCTGCGGAAGGTGTAAAGGCGGTAAAGGTTTTTGACCTGCAGGGAAACGTAGTCTTTGGGCAGATGGTAAATGGAAGTCGCGCCTCCTTGAATGTGGGTTCCGTAATTCCTAAGGGCGCCTACATCGTACGGGTAAACCGTGGCAATCAAGTCCTGGGTACTCAGAAAATCTGCGTTCCCTAGGGCTCCTGCTATCTTGTCCGCGGGATTTGTTGTGATTTCTTCCTAGATTCGTTTAAGAAATCTATTTTGCGAAAATGATGGCCGTTATCAGTCTGAAATCAACGACTGTATTAAATAAAACATCCTGTATCATCTAGAGAAAACGCGGCAGAAATGTCGCTTTTTTCGTTTGCATTTTTGCTATAGACAACGAATGAGGTTATTTTTTAGCAAACGGAGGTTAGGAATATGAAAATCCGCAAGCTTATTACCAAATGCATATTGATGGTGGTGGCTTTTCTTTGGGCCGGCTGTAGCGATGACGAATCAAGCGATCCCGTGTGCCTTTATGGCGCGGGGCCTGTCTTTGACGAAAGTTCCTCTTCTGTTAGCAGCTCCAGCGAAGAGTTCAGTAGTCCTGAGATTGAAGCCCCGAATAGTTCTTCCAGCCTAGTGGATAGGGAGGCCGCTCTTGCTCGAGGTGAAACGCTTTGCGCGGAACATAATGGCGTTAGGGAAATGATTCAATATGAACCTCCCTGGGGATCTCCCGAATCAAGAGCCGATGGGGTTGCCCGCGAAGAAGTTCGGGACAGCGTGGAAAAGGTCTTGAAAACTAGCGTGGCAAAGAAATTCTCTTTTGCGAAGAGATCCTGTCTAGAAAAATTTGCCGGAAATGTTGATATGGTTGTCTTGTATGGCGCACCCATGCCTGCTGAAGAGAATCCTTACGATATCTGGCAGTACATTTGCAAAAATGGCGTAATCCTCAAGGACGAAGCTTATCAGGAAAAGGATCGCGAATACGATAAAGCTTTTGACGAAGCAAAAAAAGAAAGTCTTGAGAGATACCGCAAAGAAGTGGATGATTGTGGAAAATCCTAGAATCTAGATAAAAGCAAAAAAATCGCAGGCGGTGAACCTGCGATTTTTGCATTAGAGAGAAAAGTCTTTGGCGGGCTTGTTCTGCGTTGCCTACTTGTCCGCCTTGCCGCCCACCTGGAATAGGGCGAATTCCATTTGGAAAACCTTGTCGCTGCCTTTGTCCTCTTCGGCGATGAGGGCAATTTCCTTACGGAAGGCGTTGATGCGTTCCACGATGCGTTCGTAGCCTTCCTGGCTGATGCCCAGGGTAAGGCCCGAAATGTGGCGTTTGCCCGGCGGGTCCCGGTCGATGGAGTCGGCGCCCATCTTGAGGCAGTTCTGGTGGTAACCGCGAAGTGCCAGTTTGGAGGTGCGGTCACCGGTGGTGATGGCGCTTTCCGTCAGGATGTACTTGCCGTCCTCATCCTTCTTGATGAGTTGGCATTCTTCCAAAAGTTTTACAGATTGCTTCGCCTCGTCTGGCGTAATCTTCGGGTTTACCTGCTTGGCCAATGCGGCGTAGTCCCCGTCGAATCCGAACATGCCGATAAGGCTGCGGATAAACAGATGGCGGGGGTGGGAATAAATCATGTACTGGGCGTGTCCCAATAGGTGTTGCTTTTCTGCGAAACGCACGACCTTGAGGACCGCCTGCATCTTTCCAAAGGCGGCATCGCGGTCTTCCGTAGTTTCCGCCTGGTTGAATTCCACCAGGGCTACGAAAAATTCTGTCTCGTGCTTGCCCAGGCGAAGGCCGGAGGCCACCTTGGGAATACTCTGGGTGGAAAGGTTCTTTTCGCCGTTCATGACGCGGCTGATGAAGTCCTTTGCCTTGAAACCGATCTTGTCAGAAAATACGCGCAGGGAGAAAGCCGGGTTGGCTGCCTTCTTCTGGTTGTAATAGTCTTTCAAAAATTCCCTGTAATCCAGGTACTCAAAGACTTTTTTCTGTTTCTGCGTTTCGGTCATGCTAAAAATGTAAGAAATTGCCGTCTAGATGGAATAGAGAAAATAATATTGCCGTTGTCTAGAAACAACGGTAAATGGTGATGGACTGATAAAAAGATAGGAAAATGGCCTCTTTTAACGTAGATTTTAAGCAATCCTAGAAGAATTATGGCAATTCCGCCCCGTTGTCTAGGATTGGGTGTATTTATGAAGAGTGTTATGGGTAAAATGGTTGCAGGTATGGTTCTGGCCGGTACGTTCGGAGTGTCTCAGGCCGCTGTATCTGTAAGTGAAGTGGTGACGCTTCCTGGCGATGTAAATTTGGGCGGTGGCGACAAGGTGGGTTCTCAGCTCATCGCAGCCACCTACAACGCAGGAAAGGGCCCCGGTGTTTGGATTGTGGCAGATGGCGGTTATCGCCTTTACCACAACGGTTCCTTGCTGGCCGAAGATAATCAGGCTGGCCGCGTCCGCTTCATTCCCATGACCTTGCTTCCTGGCGAAAACGCATTCTCCGTAGTTGGCGTCAATGGCGCTGGCGCTCCCGGCGTCATGGTGCAGATTGATGACCTGGACCGTTCCTACTACAGTGGCGGCGACTGGAAGGCAAAGCCCAGCGTAGGCAATACTTCTTGGAAGAACAAGGGCCGCGACCTTTCCCAGTGGGGTAGTGCTACCACCTTGACTTACGCCAACACCAAGATGCCTAGCGGAGCTGCCCTCAACGGTTTTGCTCCCAATACTCAGTCCAAGTGGATCTGGACCGGCAGCGAATCCGACAAGAACGCTATTTTACTTTTCAACTTGAATGTGAAGGCCGAAGGCTTTGGTGCTGTAACCACCGGCGGCGACAAGGGCAATATCGTCATTGCGAAGGATTCTGCCGAAGTCCGCAAGTACCTGCAGTCCAATGATGCTGTGACCATTCTCGTTCCCGAAGGTACT
It includes:
- a CDS encoding M6 family metalloprotease domain-containing protein, translated to MKFDVLEKSLFGLGILSGLAFAAPANPAPFTVENQGDELTLQRGGDEHYRFTRTSDGFLVVQGDDQVYYYADEQGEASKYKARNENARTAQEKAFLKKLNREAVLKSHREKHPDRFVRPREHQAPKRAPWVPTENVSGGSDVNDDVHPLLRLPSPEAHANGTNRFPIILVTTSGGREYLDSATFHQMLNKEGYNANGYVGSVRDYFVDQSSGRFVPTFDIYKVSVSNSLSSYKDSDYKLVVDAVNAIKNRYPSFDASPYDSDKDGKVDAVGVFYSGDDDSGVGGYHYELRWNGVANLNVGGKIFNSYYLLSQGTYPYVGLIHEFSHSMGLMDHYCVYSNDCYSDFTNNQYQSPGAHAWDVMATGMYNNSGKNPPNYSAFERNFMGWLDYENLDTKAQVTTVAPLHKSNKAIKIPVSGNNNEWFILENRQQSKWDAGLPNHGLLIWHIDYNQNAWNSDALNDDPAHQHIDVVEAGNLKVTGFYDGQSATHLKDDSFPGSQNVTNYGPFKSWGGVDLGVSLYGIMEENNDACFTTQKGVNVTTCKVASSSSVSAESSSSVLPSSSSVNVSSSSIKFESSSSQTPVVSSSSVATSSSSLIPEESSSSAELEESSSSALAVSEVKVSANGVRMAVSAGVLELTLPAEGVKAVKVFDLQGNVVFGQMVNGSRASLNVGSVIPKGAYIVRVNRGNQVLGTQKICVP
- a CDS encoding TIGR02147 family protein: MTETQKQKKVFEYLDYREFLKDYYNQKKAANPAFSLRVFSDKIGFKAKDFISRVMNGEKNLSTQSIPKVASGLRLGKHETEFFVALVEFNQAETTEDRDAAFGKMQAVLKVVRFAEKQHLLGHAQYMIYSHPRHLFIRSLIGMFGFDGDYAALAKQVNPKITPDEAKQSVKLLEECQLIKKDEDGKYILTESAITTGDRTSKLALRGYHQNCLKMGADSIDRDPPGKRHISGLTLGISQEGYERIVERINAFRKEIALIAEEDKGSDKVFQMEFALFQVGGKADK